The genome window CCATAGCGGGGGTTAGGGAAGATGCCCCATCGGTGACAATTGCGACTTTTTGCTTTTTCATGTTTATTTCTCCTTTGGTGAAGTGATATCAATTTTTACGCTTGGCGCGCCAGCCGATGCCGCGCTCAGCGCCTTCGAGCAAGCGGCGGATATTCGGACGCAAAGCCCAGAGCAGGAAAACCTCGGCAATCAGGCAATAGATTGCGTATGGCCATGGGGAGAGTCCCTGCCAGGCTCGTACTGCAAATAGGAGGGCCGCAATGAGAGGGACTGTCATCGTCGTTACAGAGGCATACCCCACGCCAAAATAGATCAATACAATGAACGGGAGCAAGACCAGGACACTACCCGGCCATAAACCCAGCGCGCCGCCCAATGCGGGCGCGCCTCCTGCGCCGCCGCGTAAACGCCATCGCCCATTTTCGCCGCGTTCAGCAAGGAAAATGGAGTAGTTATGGCCCAAAATGGCCATCACAGGCGCAAGGATTTCCATCCAGGCGTTATCTGGAAAAAGCCAGCGAGCCAGCCAGACTGCGCCGGCCCCCTTAAGCACATCCAGGAGCAGCGTCAAGATCGCGATCGCAGGACCTGCGGCGCGCAGCGCGTTCGTCGTTCCCGTCCGTCCGCTTCCGATCCGACGAACATCCTCGCCGGTTGACAGACGGACCAAAAGCAGCCCAAAGGGAATGGAGCCAAGAACATAAGAGACCAGAAAAATGAGAATTGGCATGATCGAGACCTTTACTCCAGCTTCTTTTTGTTTTGAAACCCATACCAGCCATGTCCGTCCAACACAACGGCGTTTACACGTCCCTCGATCTCGCGCGGGTCGGCTTCGGTGCCGGGCAGGTCGTAATGAATGGGCAGGATGTAACGTGCGCCGAAGCGGTTTGCCATTTTGATCAGAGTCTCCTTATAGCGTTTGGGGCCAAAGGGCGTGGTGCGCCAGGGCAGGCACAGAATATCGGGGTGAATGGAAAGTGGCGCTTCGTGCGCGTCGCCAATATGCAACAAGTCTGCTTCATCCTGAACAAGGAAGGAAAGCGGCGTACCGCCGGGGTCGGGCCGCCGCCATCGAAATAGCATATAGAAAAATGTGTAAAGCGGTTGGTTCACCATGCTGTAACCCGCAAGGATTTGGATATTTGCAACCTGCTCACCCGGCGTGACTGGATGCAATCGTTCACGCGGGACCCCGAGGTGGGCCGCGATCTCACAGACATCCGCAGAGGCAAGGACGATTGCATTCGGAACATCAGCCACACGTCCAATATGGTCTTTGTGAGCGTGGGTAATGCAGACGTATTCCACACTCGGTTCAGGGTCGCGGGTGAAGTCGGGATCTATCAATATGTGATGCTTGCCGGTAATTTCAACGCAGGAATGACCAAGATAACGAATTTTCAAAACAGCCTCCATAAAGTGAATTGGCGAAATTTTTCTGCTCTTTTTTAAACGGGTGAAACAATACCGATGAATTATTTAACGCGCCGCCATAACAACACGCTTGCAATCAAAGCCAGCGCCGCGCCAAACAGGAAGGGAGCCGAGGGACCGAACCCCAGCCATTGACCAAATCCCTGCCATAAAAGTCCCGCAAGAAACGAGGCGGGGAGAGCGGTAATTCCAATCGCGGCGTTAAAGAGTCCATAGGCGGCGCCGCGCTGCGCTTCTGGCACAAGGTCGGCGACGAACGCTTTAGCAACGCCTTCTGTGGCAGCGTAGTAAATTCCATACAGTCCGAACATCAACCAGATTTGCCAGCCCGCCCGTGCGAACGCGAATCCCAGATAGACCAGCCCATACACAAGCCAGCCAGCGACGATCAATTTGCGCCGTCCCACTATATCGGAGAGCGCGCCGAACCTGCTGGATAAAATCGTATAGATTGCGGTGAATGTCATCAACATGAATAATGTTTGCAGCACATTCAAGCCGCGTTCCTGCGCGCGTAAAATAATAAATGAATCGGATGAATTCCCAAGCGTGAAGATGACCACAATAAAGAGGAAATTCTTGAAACGGGAATCGAACTCCTTAAAGGAGAAACGCTTCGCGCCTGACCTGCCGCCTGCTCCTCCCAAATCTTTTGCGCCCACCCCTAAAACAATGACCGCCAACACGGCGGGAATGACGCTTGCCAACACCGCAGTTTGAAATGTAGCTCGCGTAATCTGCAATGATCCTGCCTGTGTCAACCAAACGATGAGCGCGGCAATGGCAATGCCTATAAATGCGCCCGCCGTATCCCCCGCTCGATGAAACCCAAAGGCATATCCGCGATTGCTCTCATCCGTACTGGCGGCTACGAGCGCGTCGCGCGGCGCGGCGCGAATGCCCTTGCCTACGCGGTCCGCAAACCGCACGCCCATCACCCATCCCCATGTGTTTGCAAAATAGAGGAACGGTTTGGCAAGGGCGGAGATGGCATACCCGATCACCGCCAGCCACTTGCGCTGACCCAGCCTATCGGACAGCGCGCCTGAATACACCTTGAGCAAACTGGCGGTTGTCTCCGCAACCCCGTCAATCAAACCAATGAACGCCATGCGCACACCCAATACATTGGAAAGAAACAACGGAATGAGATAGACAATCATCTCCGAAGAGATGTCCATGAGAAGAGATGTCGCGGTGACAATCCAAATATTAGGATGTAACTTGCGGAGTTTATTACTCTGTTCCATGAGTTATCTCTACGTGCGCTGGTTTGCCCATACGCCATACAAAAAATGCCAACAGCGCAAGCCCAACCACATAAACAATCCAGTTAAACTCGGAGGGGCGCAATTGGCTGAGTGTTTGCGTATCAGCAGGCAGGGCGGCAAGAGCGTCTGCCATGAAGGTATACAGTACGGTCAGTATGCCGCCAGCCAGAGTAGCCCAATCCATGAATGACGGGAGGAGACGCAGTCCATGTTCATCTTTAATGACCGCCAGCGCGCCAACAATGACCATCAGCAGGGCAATCAAAACAGGCGCAAGCACCGGTCCCCACCACGGCAGCGGCAACAGGAATAGAAGGTCGGGGTCAAATACTGTTTGCGGCCAGCCGATGAAAACCCTGAGCCAGATGTAATAGAAGATGTCCCACACGCCAAAGGCGAAGACGGAAAATCCCAAGCGTGATTGAAATCTCGTTCCCGCCGCCCAACCCACCGTCAGCAGCATGACCAGCGTCGCCAGTTCCCTGCCCAGTTCGATTGCCCCGATTTGCGGGTCGAACGGCGGGACGCTGAGAATGAGGTCGCTGATGCCGTAGAGTTTCCGCAGATAGACGACCACCGCCGATTCCAGGTAAGCCATGGCGACGGCAAACAGTCCAACCCACCAAAGACTTTTTGATTGCATCCCTTCACTACCCATTATCATTCCGGCTGTTCTGATGCCATGCGCGCTGACTGACAATAATCCCCCCTACTTTATGTGGATACTTGGCAGTGATGCCGCTATAAAATTCACGAATTACCTTCATATCCGCCTCAATATTGCCCGTGGTATGCATCACCGGACCCAAACCGCCAACTTTACGCGCGTAATCCAAGTAGCCAAATACAATAGGCACTTGCGCAAGATTGGCAATGTAGTAAAAGCCTGTCCTCCAATGTCCGGATTGACTGCGCGTCCCTTCCGGTGCAATGCCCATTACAATTTGCTCACGTTCCCGTATCGTTTGTGCTGTTTGTTGCACTACATTGTAGCGAGAACTACGGTCAATTGGGATGCCTCCAAGCCGTTTGAAAACGCCTCCAATTGGCCAGGGGAATAGCTCCTTCTTGCCAAACCAGTTAATTTTGAGCCCCAATCCATACATAACTGCCAGGATAAAAGGTAGATCCCAGTTGGAGGTGTGCGGCGCAAGGACCAAAACAAATTTCGGTAGATCTGGCACACTACCTGCCACTTTCCAGCCTGTTACTGCTAGAAAAAGTATGCCCAGTAATGTTTGTATTTTGCGGATTCGAGGAGGGCCAATACCAGATTCGTTCATGCTCTTCTTCACACTTAACTAATCCCTATCTTCCTTCGTCGCAACAGAGATTTTCAGACTGCATGTTTATTTCTCCGTTCCACGGATTTCCATCGCCTCATCCGCGGACCTTGAGCCTGTACCCAGTCCAGTGAACAACTGCGGAGCCTCGACAAAAATCCCGTCGCCGCTAACCGCCAGTGTTTCGTCTGCGAGACGGATTTCACCAACCGCTGTGACCTTTTTCCCGTTCCGCTCGTTGACCCGCGCTGTAACCTTGAAAGGCTGACCCAGCGGCACGGGTTTACGATAGGAGATGTTGAGATTGACCGACGCCACCCGATACCCAGCCAGCCAGACTGCCGCGCCCATGGCTTCATCCAGCAAAGCGGCGGAGGCGCCGCCGTGCGCGAAACCGGGCGGGCCCTGTTGGGCGTCGTTCAGGGTGACTTCGGCAAAGATGGAGTTGTCATCCAGCGCGTACCAGACCACCCCCATTCCTGGCGAATTCGGGGAGCCGCAAACAAAGCAGGAACCATGTTTAGGAAGGGACTGCATTAATCATTACCTCGAAGAATTTTTGTATATGCAGTGCGTTTCGATGATCTATATCAAGTCGCGCTACCGGATAATATTTCTTGTTTTTGAAAGATCTGGCAGGACATTGGCCTGATTTCAACTGTATTGACCAATCACAAAGATCACGTTGGCGGGTATGCCTGGGTTGAGTTTCAAGTCAGCATTGGACTACGACGGGCGTAGACGATTACGAATGTAAAGAACGATGATGTCGACTGCAATGGCGAGCAATGAGCGCAGGAACAGGAACCCGCGATGGATACGCCGAATAAAACGGGGCAGGCGAAAGGGGAAAAGCGAGCGAGGCGGGGAAGCCATAACGTTATTCGCGATCAAATGCTATTTGGTATTTGTAAACGTCACGTCTGCGGGCATGCCGGGTTTGAGTTTCAGATCGGGGTTTGGCACGCTGATCTTGATACCATACACCGTTGCGCGGCGCCCTTCGACGGTCTGCACGTTGCGCGGGGTAAATTCGGCTTTGTCGGATATGTTCACAACCGTGCCAATGAAGGTCTCACCTGGAAAGGAATCAACTGAGATGGATACCTGATCGCCGAGGCGGACTTTGCCGTACTCGGTTTCGGGGATATAAACCACCAGTTCCACTTCCTGGAGATGACCAATGCTCATCACGATACCACCAGGTGCGACAGTTTCGCCTATCTCCAGGTTGCGAATCAGGACGACACCATCCATCGGGGCGCGAATGATGGTTTTCTCAATTTGAACGTCAAGCGTGGCAAGCGCGGCTTGCGCCTGCGCCAGCGCGGCTTCGGCTTGCTGCACACCGGCTTCGGCGGCTTTGACCTGCAAAGACTGGTCACCGCTGAGGAACGAGTTGTAATAGTCCAATGCGCGGTCATAGCGTTCCTGAGCAACCTTGACGCGAGCGCGGGCTTCAAGCACATCTTTGGCTCCCTGCGTCGTCAACAAACGGGTATAGTCAGTTTGAGCAGACTTTAATTCATTCTCCGCCGCGTCATATTGATCCTGGGCGAAGTTTTGCAAATCCTCATTTTCCTGCGCGCTATTCGCCTGGCTGAGAACTTGATCTGCGACGACAAAAGCGGCCTGGGCGTCTGACACGCGCTTTTCAGCGTTCAAAAACTCCTGGGAGGCTACATTTGTTAGCACTTTTTCAAGATTGGCTTTTTCTTTGTCTAAGCCAGTCTTTGCGGCATCTATTTCAAGGTTGGCTGACGCCAATTTTTCTTCTTTGTCGAAATACCAGACAGGCAAGTCGAATTGACTCGGCTGTGAAGCGTTCCAGTTGGAAACGCGGTTTTGTTGATCTTGCAGGCGGGCGTTGTTTAGAACCAGGTCATATTGCGCTTTCGCGCTGCTGACGGCAGATTCTGCCAGTTGAATGGCCGCTTCGGCTTGGGCGCGCTGGGCTTTGAATAGGCTGTCGTCCAGGCGGAATAATTCATCGCCCGCATTTACCTGCGTGCCTTCCTCCACGCTGACCGAAACAACCTGGCCGCCAATCTGCGGCGCGACATTGACTTCAAGCGAGGCAATCGTGCCGGAGGCGTTCAAGTCAGTTGTATCGGCACTGACCAACGTTCCGCAGGCGCTCAACGCCATGCTGAGAATGACCATCAGAGAAACGAACACAAAAGTTTGCTTTTTCATCTTTGAACTCCAATTTAGAGAATTTTTTATCAGACAACCAGATTACAGACGTTTATGGAACATGAACACGCTGGCGAAGAACACAACCACGCTGAACACTGCCATCGGCCAGACCCAGACCCACAGCGTAGCCAGCCCCACGCCTTTTAGCATGATGCCGCGCACAATTTCCAGGAAGTAAGTGACAGGCATCAGGTAGCCGGCGTAATAAGCCACCCAGGGCATGTTATCGCGCGGGTAGAGCAAACCTGCCAGCAGGAAGGATGGCATCATGATGAATGAAGACATATACATGGCTTGCATCTGGGTTTGTGAAATAGTCGAGATCAGCACGCCCAACCCCAACGAGCCGAGCAGGAAGATCAGGCTTAGGATAGCCAGCAGCGTAAGGCTGCCTGCCACTTCCACCCCGAATAAGAACGCGCCCACTCCCACCGTCATGGCGACGTTCAGGAAAGCCACCAGCACGAAAGGCAGAATCTTGCCGAGCATTAATTCCCAGGAACGAACGGGCGTCACGATTAACTGCTCCAGCGTGCCTTGCTCGCGTTCGCGCACGATGGCAAATGCGGTCAGTAACAGGGTTTGGATTTGCAAAATAACCGCCACCAGGCCGGGGATCATAAAGTTCATCTTGCGCAGATTTGGGTTGTATAAATAACGGATGCGCGTGTCAATCGGCAGGCTGATCGTCAAGCCCGCGCCGCCGCGTTCCAGGCGTTGGACGAGTATCTCCTGTGAAGTAGCCTGGCTGACGGTCTCCGCCGCCAGTTGCGCGGTCTGCGCCACCGTCGGGTTGGAACCGTCAATGTAAAACTGCACCGTTCCCGACCCGCCCGTGCTGATCCTGCGCCCGAAATCCTCCGGGATATAAATGCCGGCCTTGACGGTTCCAGCATCCAGCATTTCGAGAATCTCCGCCTCGCTTTGGGCGGTGTGCGTCACTAGGTAAAACCCGCTCACGGTGAATTTTTCCACCAGCGCGCGGCTGGCATCGGTGTGCGATAAATCAGCCACCGCCAGCGGAAGATCCTCCACGTCATTAGCGACCGCATATCCCAGCAACACGAGCATCATCACAGGCATGAAAATGACCAGTCCCAACGTGCGCGGGTCGCGGATGATATGCAGCCATTCTTTGCGAACCATCGTCGCCATGCGGCGAAAACCTTGTCCCATATAAAACTCCTTATTCAATGTCATCCCGCATTTGCGGGCGATCTTCATCTTCCACCAGGGAAACGAACACATCCTCCAGCGAAGGCAGGACGCGCTCGATCCGTTTCACGGCAATGCCATTCGACTGTAAGGCTTTCTCCAGCTCCCGTTTTTCTTTTTCAGCGCCCACCAATACGTGCAGGAGGACGCCATGCACCGCCACATCATGCGCAAAAGGCAGGCCTTTCAGGATTTCCTCGGCGCGTCCGGGTTCACGGCAGTCTATTTCAAATAACGTGCCGCGCATATTTTCCTTGAGCGTATCGGGGTCATCCAGGGCGATTAGTCGCGAGCGATACATCATCCCGATCACATTGCAAAATTCGGCTTCATCCATGTAATGGGTGGTCGCCAGTACGCTCACACCCTGCCCAGCCAGGTTATAGATCATGTCCCAGAACTCGCGCCGCGAGACCGGGTCTACCCCGGCAGTAGGCTCATCCAAAAAGAGCATCGGCGGCTCATGGACAATGGCGCAAGCCAGCGCCAGCCTTTGCCTCCACGCGCCCGAAAGACTGGCAGTCAACTGCTTTTCATGTCCGCGCAGTCCCGCCATCTCGATCAATTCGTTCAGACGCGAAGTGAACTTCTCACGTGGTACGCAGTACAAATTGGCGTAAAAATCCAGGTTCTCATACACAGTCAGGTCGTTGTACAGCGAAAACTTCTGCGACATGTAACCAATGCGTTGCTTGACCTCTTCAGTCTGGCGAGCGACATCAAACCCCATCACCCGCGCCTCGCCCGATGTGGGCGTAAGAATTCCGCATAACATGCGGATGGTGGTTGTCTTGCCCGCGCCATTTGGCCCAAGCAAGCCAAAAATTTCTCCCTTGGGAATTTCAAAACTAACGTGATCCGCGGCGGTAAAATCACCGAACTTTCGCGTTAGTTGAATGACCTCAACGGCTTTTTCTGCGCTCACGATTGCGCCTCCTGTTTTTCAACCAGGTGGATAAAGACATCCTCCATCAAAAGACTTGCTTCACGCAGGATGCTGATCTCCGCCCCGTCTTTTTTTAGTTCCGCTTCGATTCGGGGCATGACTTTAGCCGGGTCGCTGACCGAAAGGCGCAGGCGGTCGCCGACAGCGCGCCAACGGATCACCCCTTCCGTCCGATCTGCCACTGCGCGCAGTGCTCGTCGAGGCTTGGCTTTGACCTCCACGATGCGGAAAGGCAACTGCGCTTCCAATTCGGCTGGCGCGCCGCTGATCAAAACGCGCCCCCGATTAATGATGCTGACCGTATTGCAACGTTCCGCCTCATCCATATATGGCGTGCTGACTAACACTGTCACGCCCTGCTGGATGACTTTTGAAAGCAGCCGCCACAACT of Anaerolineales bacterium contains these proteins:
- a CDS encoding glycerol-3-phosphate acyltransferase; protein product: MPILIFLVSYVLGSIPFGLLLVRLSTGEDVRRIGSGRTGTTNALRAAGPAIAILTLLLDVLKGAGAVWLARWLFPDNAWMEILAPVMAILGHNYSIFLAERGENGRWRLRGGAGGAPALGGALGLWPGSVLVLLPFIVLIYFGVGYASVTTMTVPLIAALLFAVRAWQGLSPWPYAIYCLIAEVFLLWALRPNIRRLLEGAERGIGWRAKRKN
- a CDS encoding MBL fold metallo-hydrolase; the protein is MKIRYLGHSCVEITGKHHILIDPDFTRDPEPSVEYVCITHAHKDHIGRVADVPNAIVLASADVCEIAAHLGVPRERLHPVTPGEQVANIQILAGYSMVNQPLYTFFYMLFRWRRPDPGGTPLSFLVQDEADLLHIGDAHEAPLSIHPDILCLPWRTTPFGPKRYKETLIKMANRFGARYILPIHYDLPGTEADPREIEGRVNAVVLDGHGWYGFQNKKKLE
- a CDS encoding MFS transporter — protein: MDISSEMIVYLIPLFLSNVLGVRMAFIGLIDGVAETTASLLKVYSGALSDRLGQRKWLAVIGYAISALAKPFLYFANTWGWVMGVRFADRVGKGIRAAPRDALVAASTDESNRGYAFGFHRAGDTAGAFIGIAIAALIVWLTQAGSLQITRATFQTAVLASVIPAVLAVIVLGVGAKDLGGAGGRSGAKRFSFKEFDSRFKNFLFIVVIFTLGNSSDSFIILRAQERGLNVLQTLFMLMTFTAIYTILSSRFGALSDIVGRRKLIVAGWLVYGLVYLGFAFARAGWQIWLMFGLYGIYYAATEGVAKAFVADLVPEAQRGAAYGLFNAAIGITALPASFLAGLLWQGFGQWLGFGPSAPFLFGAALALIASVLLWRRVK
- a CDS encoding lysophospholipid acyltransferase family protein; this encodes MNESGIGPPRIRKIQTLLGILFLAVTGWKVAGSVPDLPKFVLVLAPHTSNWDLPFILAVMYGLGLKINWFGKKELFPWPIGGVFKRLGGIPIDRSSRYNVVQQTAQTIREREQIVMGIAPEGTRSQSGHWRTGFYYIANLAQVPIVFGYLDYARKVGGLGPVMHTTGNIEADMKVIREFYSGITAKYPHKVGGIIVSQRAWHQNSRNDNG
- a CDS encoding PaaI family thioesterase; its protein translation is MQSLPKHGSCFVCGSPNSPGMGVVWYALDDNSIFAEVTLNDAQQGPPGFAHGGASAALLDEAMGAAVWLAGYRVASVNLNISYRKPVPLGQPFKVTARVNERNGKKVTAVGEIRLADETLAVSGDGIFVEAPQLFTGLGTGSRSADEAMEIRGTEK
- a CDS encoding efflux RND transporter periplasmic adaptor subunit — translated: MKKQTFVFVSLMVILSMALSACGTLVSADTTDLNASGTIASLEVNVAPQIGGQVVSVSVEEGTQVNAGDELFRLDDSLFKAQRAQAEAAIQLAESAVSSAKAQYDLVLNNARLQDQQNRVSNWNASQPSQFDLPVWYFDKEEKLASANLEIDAAKTGLDKEKANLEKVLTNVASQEFLNAEKRVSDAQAAFVVADQVLSQANSAQENEDLQNFAQDQYDAAENELKSAQTDYTRLLTTQGAKDVLEARARVKVAQERYDRALDYYNSFLSGDQSLQVKAAEAGVQQAEAALAQAQAALATLDVQIEKTIIRAPMDGVVLIRNLEIGETVAPGGIVMSIGHLQEVELVVYIPETEYGKVRLGDQVSISVDSFPGETFIGTVVNISDKAEFTPRNVQTVEGRRATVYGIKISVPNPDLKLKPGMPADVTFTNTK
- a CDS encoding ABC transporter permease — protein: MGQGFRRMATMVRKEWLHIIRDPRTLGLVIFMPVMMLVLLGYAVANDVEDLPLAVADLSHTDASRALVEKFTVSGFYLVTHTAQSEAEILEMLDAGTVKAGIYIPEDFGRRISTGGSGTVQFYIDGSNPTVAQTAQLAAETVSQATSQEILVQRLERGGAGLTISLPIDTRIRYLYNPNLRKMNFMIPGLVAVILQIQTLLLTAFAIVREREQGTLEQLIVTPVRSWELMLGKILPFVLVAFLNVAMTVGVGAFLFGVEVAGSLTLLAILSLIFLLGSLGLGVLISTISQTQMQAMYMSSFIMMPSFLLAGLLYPRDNMPWVAYYAGYLMPVTYFLEIVRGIMLKGVGLATLWVWVWPMAVFSVVVFFASVFMFHKRL
- a CDS encoding ABC transporter ATP-binding protein, whose translation is MSAEKAVEVIQLTRKFGDFTAADHVSFEIPKGEIFGLLGPNGAGKTTTIRMLCGILTPTSGEARVMGFDVARQTEEVKQRIGYMSQKFSLYNDLTVYENLDFYANLYCVPREKFTSRLNELIEMAGLRGHEKQLTASLSGAWRQRLALACAIVHEPPMLFLDEPTAGVDPVSRREFWDMIYNLAGQGVSVLATTHYMDEAEFCNVIGMMYRSRLIALDDPDTLKENMRGTLFEIDCREPGRAEEILKGLPFAHDVAVHGVLLHVLVGAEKEKRELEKALQSNGIAVKRIERVLPSLEDVFVSLVEDEDRPQMRDDIE